The following coding sequences are from one Pseudonocardia sp. HH130630-07 window:
- a CDS encoding BldC family transcriptional regulator, with the protein MAAPTQAPERLLTPGEVATLFRVDPKTVTRWASAGRIGSIRTPGGHRRFRESEVRGLLADLTSEASAGLR; encoded by the coding sequence ATGGCAGCTCCGACGCAGGCCCCCGAGCGACTGCTGACCCCGGGCGAGGTGGCCACGCTCTTCCGCGTCGACCCCAAGACCGTCACCCGCTGGGCGTCCGCGGGGCGCATCGGCTCGATCCGCACCCCGGGCGGCCACCGCCGCTTCCGCGAGTCCGAGGTCCGCGGCCTGCTGGCCGACCTCACCAGTGAGGCCAGCGCCGGTCTCCGCTGA
- a CDS encoding DUF4229 domain-containing protein → MTSPSPSSRTAARARAAEPGLAATVALYTLARLGLVLVVALVLAVAGVPLLLAVLIGLIVALPLSMVLFRGLRGRLDRAIAVSTARRSAERESLRAQLRGDAAPDAPDAPEAPAGAVAPEPVVDRPDGAGAGEPRSAAGPEPARSDETTDDVLPAPGGRPGGEERATDGAAPTDRS, encoded by the coding sequence ATGACGTCTCCGTCCCCGTCGTCCCGGACCGCCGCGCGGGCCCGCGCCGCCGAGCCCGGACTGGCCGCGACGGTGGCGCTGTACACCCTCGCCCGGCTCGGCCTGGTGCTGGTCGTCGCGCTGGTGCTGGCGGTCGCGGGGGTGCCGCTGCTGCTGGCCGTGCTGATCGGGCTGATCGTCGCGCTGCCGCTGTCGATGGTCCTGTTCCGCGGGCTGCGGGGGCGGCTGGACCGGGCGATCGCGGTGTCGACGGCCCGGCGTTCCGCGGAACGCGAGTCCCTGCGCGCCCAGCTGCGCGGCGACGCGGCCCCGGACGCCCCGGACGCCCCGGAGGCCCCGGCCGGCGCTGTCGCGCCGGAGCCCGTGGTGGACCGACCGGACGGTGCCGGGGCCGGTGAGCCCCGGTCGGCAGCCGGGCCCGAACCGGCGCGGAGCGACGAGACCACGGACGACGTACTGCCCGCGCCCGGTGGGCGCCCCGGCGGCGAGGAGCGCGCCACCGACGGCGCGGCCCCGACCGACCGCTCCTGA
- a CDS encoding 1,4-dihydroxy-2-naphthoate polyprenyltransferase has protein sequence MATTAEWIEGARPRTLPTAISPVLVGTGAAIGAGAVAPRPALLALVVAVAMVVGVNFANDYSDGIRGTDDDRVGPQRLVGSRAADPATVRTAAFACFGIAAVAGIALTAVSGQWWLIAVGALCIVGAWFYTGGARPYGYAGLGEVAVFVFFGPVAVLGTTLTQAGSVDAATVGASVAAGLLTCAVLVANNLRDIPGDRVVGKRTLAVRLGDRGTRGLYVLTALGPFVLALGAAFDRPGLLVTLLALPAALRPVRTVLGGARGPELIPVLRDTGLLLLAWAVAIAIGLAIG, from the coding sequence GTGGCCACCACGGCAGAGTGGATCGAGGGCGCGCGTCCGCGCACCCTGCCCACCGCTATCTCCCCCGTCCTCGTCGGCACCGGTGCGGCGATCGGCGCCGGTGCCGTCGCCCCTAGACCGGCGCTGCTCGCGCTCGTCGTGGCCGTCGCCATGGTCGTGGGGGTGAACTTCGCCAACGACTACTCCGACGGCATCCGCGGCACCGACGACGACCGCGTCGGCCCGCAGCGGCTCGTCGGCTCCCGGGCCGCCGACCCGGCGACCGTCCGCACGGCGGCGTTCGCGTGTTTCGGGATCGCGGCCGTGGCCGGGATCGCCCTCACCGCGGTCTCCGGGCAGTGGTGGCTGATCGCCGTCGGGGCGCTGTGCATCGTCGGTGCCTGGTTCTACACCGGCGGCGCCCGCCCCTACGGCTACGCCGGCCTCGGCGAGGTCGCGGTGTTCGTCTTCTTCGGGCCGGTCGCGGTGCTGGGGACGACCCTCACCCAGGCCGGCTCGGTCGATGCCGCCACCGTGGGCGCCTCCGTCGCCGCCGGCCTGCTGACCTGCGCGGTCCTGGTCGCCAACAACCTGCGCGACATCCCCGGCGACCGTGTCGTCGGCAAGCGGACGCTCGCCGTGCGCCTGGGCGACCGGGGCACCAGGGGGCTGTACGTCCTCACGGCGCTGGGACCGTTCGTGCTCGCGCTCGGCGCGGCGTTCGACCGGCCGGGGCTGCTCGTCACGCTGCTCGCGCTCCCCGCCGCACTGCGCCCGGTGCGCACGGTGCTCGGCGGGGCGCGGGGCCCGGAGCTGATCCCGGTGCTGCGCGACACCGGCCTGCTGCTGCTGGCCTGGGCCGTCGCCATCGCGATCGGCCTGGCCATCGGCTGA